TTTCTTATCTTGATCAAAATTTCCTTTGTTATAATTTATTATATTATCAGAAGCAGCTAAAATATTTATCTGTGATTCGGCACTATACTTAAAAATGTTTACATTGTTGTCTATAAGATTAAATATATCATTATTTGCAGAAATTATGTTGTTCTTAAGTATGGTTTTAGATTTTTCAGTTGATAAATATCCTGCAATAGTTAAAGGGAAAATTATTATTATTAATATAAAGGTTAATAATTTTGAAAAAAGGTTCTTCGTTAAAAACATAATTAACTCTCCTCTTCATTTGTTTACTATTGATTATGCAAATGCTTGCACCAATATTATAACACTTTTAATATAATTTAGAAAGATAATCATGTGATAAAAAAACAGATGATCATATTTGATTTTAAATCACCTGTTTACTAGTTGGATTGTATCTAATATAAAATGCTCAGCAGTATATAAGATGCACTTCATTAACTTCTATCTATTCTACATATGGCAGTGTCGAATTTGCATATGGTATGACAAGTATTTTTGCGCCATCTTCATGTTTTTTCAGTGCCTCATCAAGTGCATCTTGTACAGTTTTGGCATATTTAAAAAATATTTTTTCAGTAAAATCTCGGTCAAGCGATGAAACAAGGTATATTTCAGCTCTTTTTAGCACCTCACATATAACAGCTGCTTTATGAGCTCCAAGCCTGAATTCCTCTTTAATCCACTTTAATGGTTCATCAGGGCATGAAGCATTAACCATCCAATCTGAAAAAAGTTTTTCACCAAGCCCCTCAATGCATTCTGCAACTAAAATGATCGTTCCGCCGTCTTTTACAGAATACGCGGCATTATCAAGGCCTTTTTGTGCTTGATAGAGGTTTATATCTTTTGGATACCCTCCGCATGAGGCTATTACTATATCCGCCTTTTCAGATATTACCCTCTTATACATTTTATCGATGTATTTAGCACCTTCTCTATGTGCTCTAACAGGATCACCTGCAACAACCTTTACTATTTCTTTATGGCTGTTTAAAACGGCATTAACTATAAAATCAACACCTGCAAGTTTGCCACCTTCTTCAATGTCTTCCCTCATTGGATTTCCATCGATTTTACCTGGCATTGCACCATTTGAAAACATCAAGATATGATTTTTCTCAATTGTGTTTTTGCTGCATACGCCTGGTAACAATGCTTTATAGCCACCGCTATAGCCTGCTTTATAATGTAGCTCGAGGTTACCTGTTGCGATAACAAAGTCTGCATCATATACTTCACGAAATACCTCAACAGGCGTTCCCCTTTTTGTTGTTCCTACATATACACAATCATTTATATCATGGTCAATACATCTTACCCTCTTTAATATATCTTCACCAACAAGCTTCTTTTTTTCTTCTTCTGTTTGTTTTCTGTGGTATCCTAAACCAAAAACGACCTTTATACTTTCATCAGGTATTCCTGCTTTATTTAATTCATCAACTATTGGCGGTACCATAATATTTGACGGCGATGGACGTGTTATGTCGCTGGCAAGTATTACTACATCCCTTTTACCCTTTGCCATATCTTTAAGCGATGGTGAACCTATAGGATTTTCAATCGAATCAATAACTTCTTTTTGTGGATCATAGACACCTGGTAAATCTTCTGGATAAAGGACATTACACATCTCTTTATCGAGTTTTACAGATACTGTTTCTTTGCCATATTTAAGTAAGACATCTTTATATTTATCGTCTTTCATATATTACTATCCTTTCTTGCTATATAATTCATCTTAATTTAAAGCCTGTCATATCATAAAAGCTGTCACTTATTTTGTTTAATGTTGGAACATCCGGCATCAATTTATATAATACATCATTTATAGCTGATGTATTGACATTATCATTAATCTTCGCTCTCCAGCCTGTTCTATCTTCAAATTCTTTAAATTTATCAGAATATTTTTCTTTCGCAATAAAAATTAAAATACAAAAGAACTATCTTACATCAAATCTCGCGCCTTTTTTATAAGCCTTGATTCGGAACTAAAATATTCGTCAATAAGTGATAGCATCTGATTAACTTCCATAGCACCGTCATCTTTTGTTTTACTTAGTTCAGATTCCAAAACGGCATGGTATAAAAACATCCTTCTCTTATTAAGTTGAAAATCTAGAAGATTGTCCTTACTTGAGGACATCCTTATACCACAGTCAAGCAAAATATTTTTACCATATATTTTTATAAGGTAACATAAGGCGCCTACTTCATTTGCTCCACCACAAAAAATTAGCTTCATGAAAATCTTCTTTACTTTACTTTGTTTGTCAATTTTCCTATTCCTTCGATTTCTATAGTGACTTCATCACCAGCATCTAATGGACCGACACCAGATGGCGTGCCAGTAAGTATTACATCACCTGGATTTAATGTCATAACATGTGATATGAATGATATAAGCTTTGGAACGCTGAAAATAAGGTGTTTTGTATTGCTGTGCTGTTTTAATATGCCATTGACATATGTCTTTATTTCAAGGTTTGAAGGATCTAAATCAGTTTCAATCCATGGTCCTAAAGGTAAAAATGTGTCAAAGGATTTCGCTCTAGTCCACTGTCCATCTTTTGACTGCAAGTCTCTTGCTGTAACATCATTTGCAATAGTATATCCTAATACATAGTTTAATGCTCTTTTTTCGGGAACATTTTTTGCAGTGTCTTTTATGACAACCGCAAGTTCTCCTTCATAGTCAACTCTTTCTGACATCTGCGGTCTTATTATGTAGTCATTCGGTCCAATAACTGCCGTTGCTGGCTTTATAAATAATGTCGGTTCATCTGGGCGCTTGTCCCCCATTTCTTCGATATGGTCGCCATAATTTAAGCCAACACAGACAGCTTTCGTTATTTCACATGGCGATAAAAGTTTTGTTTCTTTAAGTTCTACATTTAGTATTCTATGACCATTAATCATAACTACGCTATCTCCAACGATTACACCATACTCTTTAAAAGTGTTGTCTACTCTTACAATCCTCACAATCACACACTCCCTTCTAATTCTATAATGATATTTTAGCATAATATATATTTAATGTAAAAATCATTTTATCGCGTTAAATTGAAAAATTATATTGACATATTGAGATTTTTATTATATTATATTTACAATAATTTAGTTAAAAACTATGACAGAGGAAAGTAGATATGCCGTGAATTTTAGCGAGTCCGGGTTGGTGTGAGCCGGATATTTTAAGCATATTGAAGTTCCCTCTTGAGTTGCAAGCTGAAATTTAAGTAGGTGATGCCGGAAGCTTCTACCGTTAAAAGGAAGGGAGTATGTTAGTACTCTTGAAGTGAACCGATTAAGGTTAATAAAGGTGGTACCGCGGGAAGTCCCTCGTCCTTTTGGATGAGAGATTTTTTTTATCACAAAATATATGTAAAGGGGTTGATTTTATGGTAATTATTATGAAGGAAACTGCTACAAATGAAGATATCGAAAGAGTTTGTGAATATGTGAAAAAATTTAATTTGACAACACATGTAGTAAATGGTGCTGAGAGGTCCATAATCGGAGTCATAGGCAATGTTGAAGTCTTAGAGGATAAGCCTATTTCAACAATGGCGGGCGTATATGATGTTGTAAGAATATCATCACCATATAAACTTGTAAGCAGATCTGCAAAACCGGATAATACAGTTGTAAAAATCAAGGATGTATATGTTGGCGGGGGAGAATTTGTCATTATGGCAGGTCCTTGTGCCGTAGAAAGTTATGAACAAATGTTGGAAGCCGCAAAGGCTGTCAAAAAATCGGGTGCAAAAGTATTAAGAGGTGGCGCATACAAGCCAAGAACATCTCCATATTCATTTCAAGGCCTTGAAGAAGAAGGACTAAAAATTTTGCATGAAGTTGGCAATGAGACGGGAATGGTCACCATTACAGAAATAGTAAGTAGTTCACATATAGAAAAAGTATCACAGTATGCTGATATATTGCAGGTTGGTTCAAGAAACATGCAAAATTTCGAGCTTTTAAAGGAAATAGGCAAATCAAATATGCCCGTTCTTTTAAAGCGCGGGTTATCATCTACAATAGAGGAATGGCTTAATGCAGCAGAATATATCATGAAAGAAGGAAATCCCAATATTATATTGTGTGAAAGAGGCATACGCACTTTTGAGACATATACGAGAAATACACTTGATCTAAATGCCGTTGCAGCGGTTAAGAATCTCTCACATCTCCCTGTCATAGTAGACCCGAGCCATGGAACAGGAAGGCGTGACCTTATAGCGCCTTTATCAAGAGCTGCTGCTGCCGTTGGAGCAGACGGCCTTATTGTAGAAGTACATCCACATCCAAATGAAGCACTATCAGATGGTGCACAATCACTTACACCTGTTGAATTTGATATGGTATGTAAAGAAGTAAATAAGATTTTGACAGCATTAAAATGAAATCGAGAAACAGTTATTTCATTTGATATTGGATTGAGCCGTCCCTTATTTGGGACTTTCTTTTTTAATACATGTTTGGGAAGTTGAGCTGCCGAAGTGCTTCATATACCACTATTGCTACGGAATTAGAGAGGTTTAGAGATCTATCTGCTTTTACTTCATTCATAGGTATCCTGATGCAGTCATCCGCGTATTCTTCTCTAAGCCATGCTGGAAGGCCAGCAGATTCCTTTCCGAAAAGTATGTATGAGTTATCCTCATATACTACTTCGTGATAAAAATGTTTTCCCTTTGTAGTCGATAGATAATACTTGCTGCCTTTTGTCGCCTCAAGGAACTCCTTTATGTTATCATATACTTTTACATCAAGATATGGCCAATAATCAAGTCCAGATCTTTTTAAATATTTTTCTCTCAGTGAAAATCCAAGTGGTCTAACTAAGTGTAGTTTTGAGCCGGTCAGGACACATGTACGAGCTATATTGCCTGTATTCTGCGGTATCTCAGGTTCAACTAATACTATGTTTAATGCCATTTTATATTCCCCCAGTTTATTTGAAAAACTTTCTTGGTATATACCGCCACATTGCGTCTATCATTCTATCATTGGGCTCAAAAAACAGTATAGTTCTTTTGCCGTTATTTTCAAATACGGCAAAATATACATCTGGTGAACTCATACTGCTCACTGCTTCAATCCTGTTCGGTATATTTTTGTACTCATTTGTATATTCATCACTATTTAATTTCGCTGCGATTTCAAAATCTTTGCAATCAATACTTAAGATTTTTTTTCTTCTACTTTCTGCAATTATCTTATCAACATCTAATTCACCATTTGTAAATG
This portion of the Thermoanaerobacterium sp. RBIITD genome encodes:
- the larA gene encoding nickel-dependent lactate racemase, coding for MKDDKYKDVLLKYGKETVSVKLDKEMCNVLYPEDLPGVYDPQKEVIDSIENPIGSPSLKDMAKGKRDVVILASDITRPSPSNIMVPPIVDELNKAGIPDESIKVVFGLGYHRKQTEEEKKKLVGEDILKRVRCIDHDINDCVYVGTTKRGTPVEVFREVYDADFVIATGNLELHYKAGYSGGYKALLPGVCSKNTIEKNHILMFSNGAMPGKIDGNPMREDIEEGGKLAGVDFIVNAVLNSHKEIVKVVAGDPVRAHREGAKYIDKMYKRVISEKADIVIASCGGYPKDINLYQAQKGLDNAAYSVKDGGTIILVAECIEGLGEKLFSDWMVNASCPDEPLKWIKEEFRLGAHKAAVICEVLKRAEIYLVSSLDRDFTEKIFFKYAKTVQDALDEALKKHEDGAKILVIPYANSTLPYVE
- a CDS encoding fumarylacetoacetate hydrolase family protein translates to MRIVRVDNTFKEYGVIVGDSVVMINGHRILNVELKETKLLSPCEITKAVCVGLNYGDHIEEMGDKRPDEPTLFIKPATAVIGPNDYIIRPQMSERVDYEGELAVVIKDTAKNVPEKRALNYVLGYTIANDVTARDLQSKDGQWTRAKSFDTFLPLGPWIETDLDPSNLEIKTYVNGILKQHSNTKHLIFSVPKLISFISHVMTLNPGDVILTGTPSGVGPLDAGDEVTIEIEGIGKLTNKVK
- the aroF gene encoding 3-deoxy-7-phosphoheptulonate synthase, with protein sequence MVIIMKETATNEDIERVCEYVKKFNLTTHVVNGAERSIIGVIGNVEVLEDKPISTMAGVYDVVRISSPYKLVSRSAKPDNTVVKIKDVYVGGGEFVIMAGPCAVESYEQMLEAAKAVKKSGAKVLRGGAYKPRTSPYSFQGLEEEGLKILHEVGNETGMVTITEIVSSSHIEKVSQYADILQVGSRNMQNFELLKEIGKSNMPVLLKRGLSSTIEEWLNAAEYIMKEGNPNIILCERGIRTFETYTRNTLDLNAVAAVKNLSHLPVIVDPSHGTGRRDLIAPLSRAAAAVGADGLIVEVHPHPNEALSDGAQSLTPVEFDMVCKEVNKILTALK
- a CDS encoding tRNA (cytidine(34)-2'-O)-methyltransferase, with the translated sequence MALNIVLVEPEIPQNTGNIARTCVLTGSKLHLVRPLGFSLREKYLKRSGLDYWPYLDVKVYDNIKEFLEATKGSKYYLSTTKGKHFYHEVVYEDNSYILFGKESAGLPAWLREEYADDCIRIPMNEVKADRSLNLSNSVAIVVYEALRQLNFPNMY
- a CDS encoding DUF6106 family protein, giving the protein MDIFIEKLVKRQKTSKDTWTVVGLILAAIIVVFFIIPMIPIVKNFILFFILAIPFFAYFVIRSRNIEYEYAFTNGELDVDKIIAESRRKKILSIDCKDFEIAAKLNSDEYTNEYKNIPNRIEAVSSMSSPDVYFAVFENNGKRTILFFEPNDRMIDAMWRYIPRKFFK